In Chlorobiota bacterium, the sequence AGTTTATCCACCAGAACGTCGTAGTTCGGGTCGTTATCTAAATGCTGGTTTGCTTGCGGGTCGTTGGCAACGGGGCGTTGTGCAGGGTCCATAAAGGGCGGGAAGTTGGTTGCTGCAAAGGAACGTTTGTGTGGGAAGGAACATCACCGGAAAGGGGCGTTGCACAGCAACGAGCCCTTTCCGGTAATCATCAGCGGCGGGCGGGCGGAATCGGCGGTGGCTACACGCCAAAGCTGGAACCGCAGCCGCACGTCTTCATTGCATTCGGGTTGTTGAACACGAACCCGCGCCCGTTCAAGCCATCGGTGTAATCAAGCTCGGTCCCCATCAAGTAGAACAGGCTTTTGTTGTCAATAAACAGGCGCGTATCCTCCAGCGTAATCTCCTTATCTCCATCGCGCATCTCGGCATCGAACGTCAGGGTGTAGCTTAACCCTGAGCATCCGCCGCCGCGCACGCCAACGCGAAGCCCGTAGGTATCGGGGATGCTGTTTTGCTCCCTGATTTTCCGCACTTCGGCCAATGCTTTCTCGGTGATAGTTATCGGTGAAGGAGCGGCTGCAACGCTTGGCTCGGCTACGATCACGTCATCCATTATGATGGTACTCCAAATTGATGCTTCTGTGTTCTGTGTGCTTTATTCCCCCCCCGCACTCAACTTCTGCTTGCCCCAAGACGAACAAGATTGGCGGCGATTGCCACCGCCCAAACGGCGGTGCGAAATCAGCCGCAACAAACATCGTTCCCCCCGCCCATCTGTGCAAGTATTGATCGGCAACAATGGAAACAATCGGCCATGATTCCCCAGAAAGGAAACAAATGGGAACAGCCCAAGCCTACGGGAAGCTCCGCTCCGCTGTGTATGTTGTTGGCGGTCCCCTGCGGAGCAAGGGGTTCAACGCTCACCAGTAGATCATCATGCAACGTCTGAAAGATAAAGTCGCCGTTGTCACCGGCGCGGCTGTTGGGAACGGGCAAGCCTTTTGCCGCCGGCTTGCCCAGGAAGGGGCCAGCATCATGATTGCCGACATCGCCGATGCTGGCGAGGCAATGGCCGGGGTTCAGGAAATTGGCGGCCAGATTGATGCCACCCGCGCCGATGTCACCAGTGAAGAACAGGTCCGCAAAGTCTTCCAAAAAACCATTCGGAAGTATGGCCGCGTTGACATTGTGGTCAACAACGTGGGGCTGTACCACGAAGAACCGTTCGAGCTGATCAGCTTCGACGAATGGAAACGGATGCTCTCGGTGAACCTGGACAGCTTGTTCCTCACCACAAAGTATGCCCTTCCTTCCATGAAGGAGAACGGATTCGGCAGGATTATCGCCCTTAGTTCCGACACCATCTGGCTTGGCACGCCATACCTGACCCACTACGTCGCCGCCAAAATGGGGGTGGTTGGGTTCGTCCGCTCGCTGGCCAGCGAGGTTGGGAAATATGGGATCACCGTCAACGCCATCACCGTGGGGCTAACAGCAACCCAACGCCCAGCAAACGAGAAATTGGTGGGAAGCATTCTGCAGCATCTGCTTCCCCAACAGGCTGTCCAACGGGGGGATGAACCGGACGACATCGCCGAGGTTGTGGCCTTCCTTGCTTCGCCCGCTTCCTCCATTATCACCGGCCAAACCATCAACGTGGATGGCGGCGTGGCGCGGCATTAACACGGGGAACGTGGCAGGGGCTTGCGTGCAAAAAAACCGCCGCCGCTCCGTCGCGCTGTTTCCCATTTTTTTCCCTTCTTTGCAGCCAACCACAGGTACCGGATCACACAGACAACCGTCCACAGACATGATACGAACCGCACAACACCGGCTTGCGCAACGGGCAACTTCCATTAACGAGGCCGTCACGCTGGCGATTGCTGCCGAGGCAAAACGGATGCAGGCCGCCGGGATTCCGGTGATCTCCCTTTCCACTGGCGAACCCGATTTCCCAACGCCACAAATCATCAAGGAAGCGGCGTTCGACGCAATCAACAGCAACTTCACCAAGTACACCCAGGCCGAAGGGATTCCAGAGCTGCGGAAGGCGGTTGCCGAGAAGTTCACCGCCGAAAATGGAATCCCAACGGAAGCCCAGCAGGTGCTGATCTCTTGTGGCGGGAAGCATTGCTTGTTCAATGCCCTTGCGGCAATCGTGAACCAAGGGGATGAAGTGGTGATCCCTTCCCCCTA encodes:
- a CDS encoding iron-sulfur cluster assembly accessory protein; protein product: MDDVIVAEPSVAAAPSPITITEKALAEVRKIREQNSIPDTYGLRVGVRGGGCSGLSYTLTFDAEMRDGDKEITLEDTRLFIDNKSLFYLMGTELDYTDGLNGRGFVFNNPNAMKTCGCGSSFGV
- a CDS encoding SDR family oxidoreductase; this translates as MQRLKDKVAVVTGAAVGNGQAFCRRLAQEGASIMIADIADAGEAMAGVQEIGGQIDATRADVTSEEQVRKVFQKTIRKYGRVDIVVNNVGLYHEEPFELISFDEWKRMLSVNLDSLFLTTKYALPSMKENGFGRIIALSSDTIWLGTPYLTHYVAAKMGVVGFVRSLASEVGKYGITVNAITVGLTATQRPANEKLVGSILQHLLPQQAVQRGDEPDDIAEVVAFLASPASSIITGQTINVDGGVARH